The following proteins are encoded in a genomic region of Candidatus Omnitrophota bacterium:
- a CDS encoding NPCBM/NEW2 domain-containing protein: MRFRTLLLLGLLLRLPFLPVIGFEQDFIFFSSWAKYMANEGLLSIYDHPEAFEHRLINYPPVYLYVLYLLAKVFRLFFSAPFESRLFLCLIKSATVLFEAVAAWGLYHWLAKRRGESAGLWAMALYYLNPAVIYVSVYYGQVDAIFAALLLFSLLWLLDGRFFYGGAALAAALLMKIQALPFLPLFFLVPLLRKGGKAAFIALAGFVLAALLILSPFIAAGKLPTLWLRCVTENFQWGQSVTIGAFNLWRLHSDPNILPERIWGWLFGSDGELSANALVVYLTYKNLGTALFGAAFLVSLYAIVKRSSEEGILAAVSFAALAFYMLPVKVHERYLFPFFIFYALLAAASRSRRCFYAALTFTFLMNLITICPLIGEIRQASEIDASQGIWIAAANVILFVLFIAYEWILPASPHRRFSIMANALLFAMLLSAFLLWARNRGREEDPRILYLSHIKPVFSQQDWPAVPPELAADPPPGYGVGIDLSTDGNQLRIGDRIYRYGLGAHAKSRIEYDVPGEYDVFQCWTGVDAEALMLYDEYPGWGTVSFSVLVNGEMKYEGPLTIPYSHPCFVLVHLPKKEEGTNRLTLIVDNAENDTKGDHADWALACVLRAERP; encoded by the coding sequence ATGCGGTTTCGTACTTTGCTTTTGTTGGGACTTTTACTGCGTCTTCCTTTTCTTCCTGTCATCGGCTTCGAGCAGGATTTTATCTTCTTCTCCTCTTGGGCAAAATATATGGCCAACGAAGGCTTGCTCTCCATCTACGACCATCCCGAAGCCTTCGAGCATCGCCTAATCAACTATCCGCCGGTTTATCTTTACGTTTTATATTTATTAGCCAAGGTCTTCCGGCTGTTTTTTTCCGCGCCCTTCGAATCGCGCTTGTTTCTTTGCCTGATAAAGAGCGCGACGGTTCTGTTCGAAGCCGTTGCCGCCTGGGGGCTTTATCATTGGCTCGCCAAGCGGCGGGGCGAATCGGCTGGATTATGGGCGATGGCGCTTTATTACCTCAATCCCGCCGTCATTTACGTCAGCGTCTATTACGGCCAGGTGGACGCCATCTTCGCGGCGCTGCTGTTATTCTCGCTGCTCTGGCTGCTGGATGGGCGATTTTTCTACGGCGGGGCGGCGCTGGCGGCGGCGCTGTTGATGAAGATTCAAGCCTTGCCTTTCCTTCCGCTTTTTTTCCTGGTTCCTCTTTTGCGCAAGGGCGGTAAAGCCGCATTCATCGCGTTGGCGGGATTCGTTCTCGCTGCGCTGCTCATCTTATCGCCCTTTATCGCCGCGGGAAAATTGCCGACATTATGGCTGCGCTGCGTGACGGAAAATTTCCAATGGGGCCAAAGCGTAACCATCGGGGCGTTCAATTTATGGCGGCTGCATTCCGATCCTAATATCCTGCCCGAACGCATCTGGGGCTGGTTGTTCGGCAGCGATGGCGAATTGTCAGCCAATGCTCTTGTGGTTTATTTAACCTATAAGAATTTGGGGACGGCGCTATTCGGCGCGGCTTTTTTAGTAAGCCTTTACGCAATCGTTAAGCGCTCCAGCGAGGAAGGGATTCTCGCCGCCGTTTCCTTCGCCGCTCTCGCTTTCTACATGTTGCCAGTGAAGGTTCATGAGCGCTACTTGTTTCCTTTCTTCATTTTTTACGCCTTATTGGCCGCCGCCAGCCGATCGCGCCGCTGCTTCTACGCCGCTTTGACTTTCACTTTTCTTATGAATTTAATAACGATCTGTCCGCTTATCGGCGAGATTCGCCAAGCGTCTGAAATTGATGCTTCTCAAGGAATTTGGATTGCCGCCGCCAATGTAATTTTATTCGTCCTCTTTATTGCTTACGAATGGATTCTTCCCGCCAGTCCTCATCGCCGGTTTTCCATTATGGCGAATGCGCTTCTTTTCGCCATGTTGCTATCGGCGTTTTTGCTATGGGCGCGCAACCGGGGAAGGGAAGAGGACCCGCGCATCCTCTATCTTAGCCATATAAAGCCAGTCTTTTCGCAACAGGATTGGCCCGCTGTTCCTCCCGAACTGGCCGCCGATCCTCCGCCCGGCTATGGCGTGGGGATAGACCTTTCCACCGATGGAAATCAATTGCGCATCGGCGATCGAATCTACCGTTACGGCCTGGGCGCGCACGCCAAATCCCGCATCGAATACGACGTCCCCGGCGAGTACGATGTCTTTCAATGCTGGACGGGCGTGGACGCCGAAGCGTTGATGCTTTACGATGAGTATCCGGGATGGGGAACCGTTTCTTTTTCCGTTTTGGTTAATGGCGAAATGAAATACGAGGGACCGTTGACCATCCCCTATTCCCACCCATGCTTCGTCCTTGTCCATTTGCCCAAGAAAGAGGAAGGAACCAACCGCTTGACGTTAATCGTCGATAATGCGGAAAACGATACCAAGGGCGATCATGCCGATTGGGCGCTCGCCTGCGTTCTGCGCGCGGAGCGTCCGTAG
- a CDS encoding transcriptional regulator, translating into MVAKNNVLHKDHPSACPADSEDLRVVHAILSKSDPAKLDRLIHERIRLGIVSALAVNETLTFNELKKILNTTDGNLSVHARKLEEAQYIVCVKSFEGRIPKTEYRLAPEGRCALERYLSHMEALIQAMKGR; encoded by the coding sequence ATGGTGGCTAAAAATAACGTTTTGCACAAAGACCATCCCTCCGCTTGTCCGGCGGACTCCGAAGATCTGCGCGTGGTGCACGCGATCTTGTCCAAATCCGATCCTGCGAAATTGGACCGGTTGATTCATGAACGCATCCGTCTAGGCATCGTCAGCGCTTTGGCTGTGAATGAAACGCTGACCTTCAACGAATTGAAGAAGATTCTTAACACCACCGACGGCAATCTCAGCGTTCATGCGCGCAAGTTGGAGGAAGCGCAATATATCGTTTGCGTCAAATCCTTCGAGGGCCGCATTCCCAAAACGGAATACCGCCTTGCTCCCGAAGGCCGATGTGCGCTAGAACGCTACCTGTCGCATATGGAGGCCTTGATCCAGGCCATGAAAGGACGCTGA
- a CDS encoding thioesterase family protein: MKKSRLNLTFPIRVYPYRVYYADTDAGGVVYYAQYLRIFERMRALYVEEYGLTLREMAERNCVFVCRRAEVDYLSPALLDDKLEVKTWISELGGAYLTFQYEIVCPERTGEEGQPARIAAGITKMACCRRDESVMKTCRIPSWVLERLGDS; encoded by the coding sequence ATGAAGAAATCGAGATTGAATTTGACCTTTCCCATTCGCGTTTATCCCTACCGAGTCTATTACGCGGACACCGACGCCGGAGGCGTAGTCTATTATGCGCAGTATCTCAGAATCTTCGAACGGATGCGAGCGCTCTACGTCGAAGAATACGGGCTAACGCTGCGGGAAATGGCCGAACGCAACTGCGTCTTCGTCTGCCGCCGGGCGGAAGTGGATTACCTCTCCCCCGCCCTCTTGGACGACAAACTGGAGGTCAAAACCTGGATATCCGAGTTGGGGGGAGCGTATTTGACTTTTCAATACGAAATCGTCTGCCCGGAAAGAACCGGCGAGGAAGGCCAACCAGCGCGCATCGCTGCAGGAATCACCAAAATGGCCTGTTGCCGCCGGGACGAAAGCGTCATGAAAACGTGCAGGATCCCCTCCTGGGTATTGGAACGGTTGGGGGATTCTTAA
- a CDS encoding nucleotidyltransferase family protein has product MEPRIPIDREKIEKFCAKWSVKEFYLFGSVLRDDFGPDSDVDVCVRFDPNAPWDLMHIVEMIEELEGIFGRKVDLLEADAIRNPFRKKRILQTRRLIYAA; this is encoded by the coding sequence ATGGAGCCGCGCATTCCAATCGACAGGGAAAAAATCGAAAAATTCTGCGCCAAATGGAGCGTCAAGGAGTTTTATCTCTTCGGTTCCGTGCTGCGGGACGATTTCGGACCGGACAGCGATGTGGACGTTTGCGTCCGATTCGATCCAAACGCGCCGTGGGATTTGATGCACATTGTCGAGATGATCGAGGAATTGGAAGGGATTTTCGGCAGAAAGGTCGATTTATTGGAGGCTGACGCCATACGCAATCCATTTCGAAAAAAAAGGATTCTTCAAACGCGGAGGTTGATTTATGCCGCGTGA
- a CDS encoding di-trans,poly-cis-decaprenylcistransferase, translated as MQSAFCPLNSASFHVAIIMDGNGRWAVQRGFPRGEGHRQGSHAVRRAVEAALRLGVTTLTLYAFSSDNWKRPMSEVNLLMSLFYDFLRKERKQCLENGIRLNVIGRRDRLSRSLRAAVESAEAATAQGEKMLLRIAIDYSARDSILFAASRLDGSGDATRENFAQRLAEVNHAHPAVPDVDLLIRTGGERRLSDFLLWECAYAELVFLETMWPDFTADDMEAAIREFHHRERRFGALPQAATA; from the coding sequence ATGCAAAGCGCTTTTTGCCCATTGAATTCCGCTTCGTTCCATGTCGCCATCATTATGGATGGCAACGGACGTTGGGCCGTTCAGCGCGGGTTTCCTCGCGGCGAAGGCCATCGCCAAGGCTCCCACGCCGTGCGCCGCGCCGTGGAGGCGGCGCTTCGTCTGGGAGTGACTACGCTGACTCTTTACGCCTTTTCCTCCGACAATTGGAAACGCCCGATGTCCGAAGTGAATCTCCTTATGAGCCTCTTTTACGATTTTCTGCGCAAAGAACGGAAGCAATGCCTGGAAAACGGCATTCGCTTGAACGTCATTGGCCGCCGCGATCGTCTTTCCCGCAGCTTGCGCGCGGCGGTCGAAAGCGCGGAAGCGGCGACGGCTCAGGGCGAAAAGATGCTCCTGCGCATCGCCATCGATTATTCCGCCCGCGACTCCATTCTCTTCGCCGCCTCCCGGCTTGACGGAAGCGGCGATGCGACGCGGGAGAATTTCGCTCAGCGCCTGGCCGAGGTCAACCATGCCCATCCCGCCGTTCCCGACGTCGATCTGCTTATCCGCACCGGCGGCGAGCGGCGTTTGAGCGATTTTCTCCTCTGGGAATGCGCTTATGCCGAGTTGGTATTTCTTGAAACGATGTGGCCGGATTTCACTGCCGACGATATGGAAGCGGCGATCCGGGAATTTCACCATCGGGAGAGAAGATTCGGCGCTCTGCCCCAAGCGGCTACGGCTTAG
- a CDS encoding MogA/MoaB family molybdenum cofactor biosynthesis protein has translation MLKGIRFAIIVLSDRAALGVREDAAGPLLRTLIEKNGGECVRLDVLPDDAERLRKKILDLAVSGDYDVILTSGGTGIGPRDCSVDVARSLLEKELPGFGEEMRRRSLEKTPYAILSRATAGVVHDVFLLNLPGSPQGAVDCLTWVLKPLEHAVRLLKKQVVDCQSQLK, from the coding sequence ATGCTGAAAGGAATACGTTTCGCGATTATCGTTTTAAGCGACCGCGCCGCCCTGGGAGTGCGGGAAGACGCCGCCGGACCGCTTCTGCGGACGTTGATCGAGAAGAATGGCGGCGAATGCGTCAGATTGGATGTCTTGCCGGACGACGCCGAACGGTTGCGAAAAAAGATACTCGATCTCGCAGTTTCCGGCGATTACGACGTTATCTTGACCTCCGGGGGAACCGGCATCGGCCCCCGCGATTGCTCGGTCGATGTCGCGCGCTCGCTCCTCGAGAAGGAATTGCCCGGCTTCGGCGAAGAAATGCGCCGCCGTTCTTTGGAAAAAACGCCCTACGCTATACTCTCCCGCGCCACGGCAGGCGTTGTTCATGACGTATTTCTTCTCAACCTTCCAGGAAGTCCACAAGGAGCGGTCGATTGTTTGACTTGGGTATTAAAACCGCTGGAACACGCCGTCCGGTTGCTGAAAAAACAGGTTGTTGATTGCCAGAGTCAATTGAAATAG
- a CDS encoding HepT-like ribonuclease domain-containing protein, with protein MPREKEDATYLWDMLEACRKIETIISGKTWRDFECDMVIRHAVERLIEIIGEAARNISAEFKTLHPEIPWKGIIGQRHIIAHEYAEIQYERIWKIATNRIPELLYQLTPLVRIPENEE; from the coding sequence ATGCCGCGTGAAAAAGAAGACGCAACCTACTTGTGGGATATGTTGGAAGCTTGCCGGAAAATCGAAACGATAATTTCGGGAAAAACATGGCGGGATTTCGAATGCGATATGGTGATTCGCCACGCCGTGGAACGATTGATCGAAATCATAGGCGAAGCGGCGCGAAATATATCCGCTGAATTTAAAACGCTTCATCCGGAAATTCCTTGGAAAGGAATCATCGGTCAGCGTCATATCATCGCCCATGAATACGCAGAGATCCAATACGAAAGAATATGGAAAATTGCAACGAATCGCATTCCTGAACTTCTATATCAATTAACGCCTCTCGTTCGAATCCCCGAAAACGAAGAATAG
- a CDS encoding MotA/TolQ/ExbB proton channel family protein codes for MNTRIPWTIALLLFSILFVSLDGPGAWAQKTGAASEVIPATGTPAGLTASEEEQGMTLYDLLKAGGWVMYIIGALSILALGLTIYYSITLTERNVVSNELVMQIRHYLQDRRYDDIARLCRRSKGMFGKVILAGVTRGAIDPGGVSSTMEAVGRREAEALMRKARHLSDIATIAPMLGLLGTVLGMINAFNFIAFDISAVKPVALASAVAQALVTTAAGLIVAIPCMGIFFYFRGKVQFLVGRVEEVAVEIAEALSSTDATKRKTTIRKG; via the coding sequence ATGAATACGCGCATTCCATGGACAATCGCTCTACTTTTATTCTCCATCCTATTCGTCTCGCTGGACGGACCAGGAGCATGGGCGCAAAAAACCGGCGCAGCGTCGGAAGTGATCCCGGCTACCGGGACACCGGCGGGATTAACGGCGAGCGAGGAAGAACAGGGAATGACGCTTTACGATCTGTTGAAAGCGGGCGGCTGGGTCATGTATATCATCGGCGCATTATCCATCCTGGCGCTGGGATTGACGATCTATTATTCCATAACTTTAACGGAACGCAATGTCGTATCCAACGAACTGGTTATGCAGATTCGGCATTACCTCCAAGATCGGCGCTATGACGATATCGCTCGTTTGTGCCGCCGCTCGAAAGGAATGTTCGGCAAGGTGATTCTGGCGGGCGTAACGCGCGGCGCCATCGATCCCGGCGGCGTCTCTTCTACGATGGAAGCCGTCGGACGCCGCGAAGCGGAAGCCTTGATGCGAAAGGCGCGCCATTTATCCGATATCGCCACGATTGCGCCGATGCTGGGGCTTTTAGGCACGGTGTTGGGAATGATCAACGCCTTCAATTTCATCGCCTTCGACATCAGCGCCGTTAAGCCGGTGGCGTTAGCCAGCGCCGTCGCCCAGGCGCTGGTTACTACGGCGGCGGGTTTGATCGTCGCTATCCCTTGTATGGGCATTTTCTTCTATTTCCGGGGAAAGGTCCAATTTCTCGTAGGAAGAGTAGAAGAAGTGGCGGTGGAAATCGCCGAGGCGCTCTCTTCAACGGACGCAACCAAACGCAAAACCACGATTCGCAAAGGCTGA
- a CDS encoding biopolymer transporter ExbD, translating into MNFLGRYREDEPGIPMAPMIDIIFLLLIFFITTSVFARLENELAITVPTAETATTPKRNLGELVVNLRQDGTIIVNQRKITLDQLSGLLTRISQNFSDQSVIIRGDRNSRLEDTIHVMDVCAKVGVWNVRFGALPPEENKRTP; encoded by the coding sequence ATGAATTTTCTTGGCCGCTATCGCGAAGATGAACCCGGCATCCCAATGGCGCCGATGATCGACATTATTTTTCTTTTGTTGATCTTCTTCATCACAACGTCCGTCTTCGCCCGTCTTGAAAACGAACTCGCCATCACCGTTCCCACGGCGGAAACCGCTACAACTCCCAAACGAAACCTCGGCGAGTTGGTCGTCAACCTCCGGCAGGATGGAACGATTATCGTCAATCAGCGAAAAATTACCCTCGATCAACTCTCCGGCCTCCTGACCCGCATCTCCCAAAATTTCTCCGATCAATCCGTCATTATACGAGGCGACAGAAATTCCCGCTTGGAAGATACAATCCATGTGATGGATGTTTGCGCCAAGGTTGGCGTATGGAACGTTCGCTTCGGAGCATTGCCTCCCGAAGAAAATAAGCGAACGCCCTAA